The Coffea arabica cultivar ET-39 chromosome 8e, Coffea Arabica ET-39 HiFi, whole genome shotgun sequence genome window below encodes:
- the LOC140004011 gene encoding probable glycosyltransferase At3g07620 isoform X1: MDPGSQFICASHLKTRRSFWVLGITFGIFVAIQFSALPNSSTISSLFSAGKFTLFGRWDFEAKNQSASRTAGNPKNTYLVKDSASSSTFEDSRNSKLNNSSPSVPEIFDSSASNKQIEEFSSSIAPHASSGSVPQQLTVAFPPAVSSPITTSQINMDLVSPAMSVQNHEKHIMKTDEKGSLMQRNVSLLHNNSSVGHGKSSLPTSAVYSISAMNKLLLQSQSLPRAVIVKWNSTADQELHYAKSQIQDAPVHRNSTELYAPLYRNVSMFKRSYELMDKVLKVYIYKEGEKPIFHESIVEGIYASEGWFLKLMESNKQYATDDPAKAHLFYLPFSSRLLQLTLYVRHSHSRNNLIEYMKRYVGMLGQKYPFWNRTNGEDHFLAACHDWAPAETRGPMLSCLRALCNADINVGFEIGKDVALPTVYVRSAQNPLKDIGGKPPSQRPILAFFAGYMHGNVRPLLLDYWGKDPDMRIFGRMPHVKGNKNYIEHMKSSKYCICAKGYAVHSPRVVESIFYECVPVIISDNYVPPFFEVLNWESFAVFVLEKDIPKLKDILLSIPEEKYLEMQKRVKEVQKHFLWHADPVKYDMFHMILHSVWYNRVFRIQSP, encoded by the exons ATGGATCCAGGATCCCAATTTATATGTGCAAGTCATTTAAAGACTAGGAGATCGTTCTGGGTATTGGGAATAACATTTGGTATATTTGTTGCCATTCAGTTTTCTGCACTTCCAAACAGTAGTACCATATCGTCTCTGTTTTCTGCTGGAAAATTTACCTTATTTGGGAGATGGGATTTTGAGGCCAAGAATCAGTCAGCCTCTAGAACTGCTGGTAATCCTAAAAACACTTACTTGGTCAAAGATTCAGCATCTAGTTCCACTTTTGAGGACAGTAGAAATTCTAAGCTTAATAATTCATCTCCAAGTGTTCCAGAAATCTTTGATAGTTCAGCCAGCAATAAgcaaattgaagagttttcttcatCCATTGCGCCACATGCAAGCTCAGGTTCTGTTCCCCAACAGCTTACAGTTGCTTTTCCTCCTGCAGTTTCTTCACCTATTACAACATCTCAAATAAATATGGACTTGGTAAGTCCTGCGATGTCAGTGCAGAATCATGAAAAACATATAATGAAAACAGATGAGAAAGGAAGCTTAATGCAGAGAAATGTAAGCTTGCTACATAACAATTCTTCTGTAGGGCATGGAAAGTCTAGTTTGCCAACATCAGCTGTATATTCAATATCTGCAATGAACAAGTTATTGCTGCAAAGTCAGTCCCTACCTCGTGCAGTG ataGTGAAATGGAATTCAACTGCTGATCAGGAACTGCATTATGCAAAGTCACAGATACAGGATGCACCAGTTCATCGAAATAGCACAGAACTTTATGCTCCTCTTTACAGAAATGTGTCGATGTTTAAAAG GAGCTATGAGTTAATGGATAAGGTGCTTAAAGTTTACATCTATAAGGAAGGAGAAAAACCAATTTTCCATGAGTCAATAGTTGAAGGGATATATGCTTCTGAAGGATGGTTTTTGAAGTTAATGGAATCAAATAAGCAATATGCTACTGATGATCCCGCCAAAGCCCATTTATTTTACTTACCTTTTAGTTCGCGTTTGCTTCAGTTAACACTTTATGTGCGTCATTCACACAGTCGTAATAACCTCATTGAGTACATGAAGCGCTATGTAGGCATGCTCGGCCAAAAGTATCCATTCTGGAACAGAACCAATGGAGAAGACCATTTCCTTGCAGCTTGTCATGATTGG GCTCCTGCTGAAACAAGAGGTCCTATGCTTAGTTGCCTAAGAGCACTATGCAATGCTGACATCAATGTGGGCTTTGAGATAGGCAAGGATGTTGCCCTTCCGACAGTTTATGTACGCTCAGCTCAGAACCCTCTCAAGGATATTGGAGGTAAACCTCCATCTCAACGACCAATCTTGGCTTTCTTTGCTGGTTATATGCACGGGAATGTTCGTCCATTACTCCTGGATTACTGGGGTAAAGATCCTGACATGAGAATCTTTGGTCGAATGCCTCATGTCAAAGGTAATAAGAACTACATTGAGCATATGAAGAGCAGCAAATATTGCATCTGTGCAAAAGGCTATGCAGTCCATAGCCCACGAGTTGTGGAATCTATCTTCTATGAATGTGTTCCAGTTATAATATCTGATAACTATGTGCCTCCTTTCTTTGAGGTTTTGAATTGGGAATCCTTTGCTGTTTTCGTTTTAGAGAAGGACATACCAAAGTTGAAGGATATACTCCTTTCCATCCCAGAGGAAAAGTACCTTGAAATGCAAAAGAGAGTGAAAGAGGTTCAGAAACATTTTCTTTGGCATGCTGATCCTGTAAAATACGATATGTTCCATATGATTCTGCACTCTGTTTGGTACAACAGAGTTTTTAGAATCCAATCTCCCTGA
- the LOC140012585 gene encoding probable glycosyltransferase At5g03795, which yields MNHNSTAAEVVGNPSLAPEKAVEPNQTVPASDSNATSNNNISLDRIEGRNIAPVSVGNDILDSSLSNTSDALQPSDSPSSMDKDATNALQKTSIPEFLKTDLAPSVNYSSRNAIPKVKDSPEDAVASLSKMNDMLLQSLTSYHSMRPWWSKGTDQELILARSLIENAPSVQNDPKLNQFAPLYRNFSMFRRSYELMEQTLKVYIYKEGERPIFHQPVLQGIYASEGWFMKLLKSSKHFVTKNPKKAHLFYLPFSTRMLEETLYVPNSHSRKNLIQCLRNYLSLITSRYSFWNRTGGADHFVVACHDWAPAETRKIMAHCIRALCNSDIKEGFQFGKDVSLAETYVRLPQHPLRQVGGRPPSKRKILAFFAGNMHGYLRPILLEHWENKDPDMKIFGPLPKVKGQMSYIQHMQSSKYCICARGYEVNSPRVVEAIFYECVPVIISDNFVPPFFETLKWESFAIFVPEKDIPNLKNILLSIPEKRYRKMQKRVKLVQQHFLWHPRPVKYDIFHMILHSIWYTRVFQISSK from the exons ATGAACCACAACTCAACAGCGGCAGAGGTAGTAGGAAATCCTAGCCTAGCACCAGAGAAGGCTGTGGAGCCTAATCAAACTGTACCAGCATCAGATTCAAATGCTACTTCAAATAATAACATTTCACTGGACAGAATTGAGGGACGAAATATTGCACCAGTATCAGTTGGAAATGACATCTTGGATAGCAGCCTTTCAAACACTTCAGATGCATTGCAACCATCAGATTCACCATCTTCCATGGACAAAGACGCTACCAATGCACTTCAGAAAACTAGCATTCCTGAATTTCTGAAAACTGATCTTGCTCCTTCAGTCAATTATTCTTCTAGGAATGCAATCCCCAAAGTGAAAGATAGCCCTGAAGATGCAGTGGCGTCACTTTCAAAGATGAATGATATGCTTCTTCAGAGTCTCACTTCCTATCATTCAATG AGACCATGGTGGAGTAAAGGTACTGATCAAGAGTTAATACTTGCAAGATCCCTCATAGAGAATGCCCCCAGTGTCCAGAATGACCCTAAGCTCAACCAATTTGCTCCTCTATACCGTAATTTTTCAATGTTTAGAAG GAGCTACGAATTAATGGAACAGACTCTCAAGGTTTACATTTACAAAGAAGGAGAAAGACCAATATTCCATCAACCAGTGCTCCAAGGGATATATGCTTCTGAGGGATGGTTTATGAAGCTGCTCAAATCAAGCAAACATTTTGTTACCAAGAATCCGAAAAAAGCTCACTTATTCTACTTACCTTTTAGTACAAGGATGTTGGAGGAGACATTATATGTGCCTAATTCTCACAGTAGGAAGAACTTAATTCAGTGCTTgagaaattacctcagcttaATCACAAGTAGATATTCATTCTGGAATAGAACTGGAGGAGCTGATCATTTTGTTGTAGCCTGCCATGACTGG GCTCCAGCTGAGACGAGAAAAATCATGGCACATTGCATAAGAGCTCTATGCAATTCGGATATTAAAGAGggctttcaatttggcaaagaTGTATCTCTTGCAGAAACATATGTACGCTTACCTCAGCATCCTCTTAGACAAGTTGGCGGGCGACCTCCCTCCAAGCGAAAAATTCTTGCTTTCTTTGCTGGAAACATGCATGGATATCTCCGTCCTATACTGCTGGAGCACTGGGAGAATAAAGATCCTGACATGAAAATCTTTGGCCCATTGCCTAAGGTGAAGGGCCAAATGAGCTACATCCAGCACATGCAGAGCAGCAAGTATTGCATATGTGCAAGAGGCTACGAAGTAAATAGTCCACGTGTAGTTGAGGCCATCTTTTATGAGTGTGTTCCTGTCATTATATCTGACAATTTTGTGCCTCCTTTCTTTGAAACACTAAAATGGGAGTCCTTCGCCATTTTTGTCCCAGAAAAGGATATCCCAAACTTGAAAAACATACTTCTGTCAATCCCAGAGAAGAGGTATCGAAAAATGCAGAAGAGGGTTAAGCTGGTACAGCAACATTTTCTTTGGCATCCTAGGCCTGTAAAGTACGACATTTTCCATATGATACTCCATTCAATTTGGTATACCAGAGTTTTCCAAATAAGTTCCAAGTGA
- the LOC113706130 gene encoding uncharacterized protein translates to MHISSKYAIYGFTALSLLFLFFLEMYVSTILLMGWKKHNHSGSVCSSEIRKGKAGANTMEGRKKAPSISILSNTTALDKDVVLGQQQSQFALIGGISSKKAVPATKKTTKSTERTVVKIRELNYMFQRHTSSPPNSTILPSSARDKQLLKPRLEMEKVETVNDKSGLYAPIYWNISRFERHHEASISWSKLYLLLLQPLPTLNFQVGIFAMITISDAIISILLYTEMFSSKQSCYWLQFPHMNAVVAYKARYSFLNRISGADHFLVACHDWAPEETKTLMANCIRALCNVDTKEGFQLGKDVPLPETYVHSSVSSTRGLGGKPPSQRQILAFFAGNMHGYVRPLLLQHWENKDPDMKIVGRLRKDSYIQQMKNSKFCICARGYEVNSPRLVEAIMYGCVPMIISDNYVPPFLEVLNWEKFAIFVLEKDIPNLKTILMSISHRRYLVMQHRVKQVRQHFLWHQLPVKQSPDNIYKLSRRHYYNNNPLLHLHPFLSLQADYAEVGKTTRNVYVPRNFTVLKGLPGVT, encoded by the exons ATGCACATCTCTTCTAAATATGCCATTTATG GTTTTACAGCTCTCAGTCTGctgtttctcttctttcttgagATGTATGTTAGTACTATCTTACTAATGGGAT GGAAGAAACATAATCACTCAGGATCTGTTTGCTCAAGTGAGATTAGAAAGGGAAAAGCAGGGGCTAATACCATGGAA GGACGCAAGAAAGCTCCTTCGATATCAATTCTCTCCAACACAACTGCATTGGACAAAGATGTAGTGCTTGGACAGCAGCAGAGTCAGTTTGCCTTAATTGGTGGAATTTCTTCGAAGAAAGCTGTTCCCGCTACCAAGAAAACAACCAAAAGTACAGAAAGAACAGTGGTGAAAATAAGGGAGCTGAATTACATGTTTCAGAGACATACTTCATCGCCTCCCAATTCAACG ATACTACCGTCTTCAGCTAGAGATAAACAATTGCTCAAACCAAGATTAGAGATGGAAAAAGTGGAAACTGTCAACGATAAATCTGGCTTATATGCTCCTATTTACTGGAATATTTCAAGGTTTGAGAG ACACCATGAGGCTAGCATCTCATGGAGTAAACTTTATCTACTCCTCTTGCAGCCCCTTCCCACCTTGAACTTTCAG GTAGGAATTTTTGCGATGATAACTATTTCCGATGCAATAATCAGTATACTACTATAT ACTGAAATGTTTTCATCAAAACAATCTTGCTATTGGCTTCAGTTTCCCCATATGAATGCTGTGGTGGCATACAAG GCAAGGTACTCTTTCTTGAATAGAATTTCTGGTGCTGACCATTTTCTGGTTGCTTGCCATGACTGG GCTCCAGAGGAAACTAAAACACTGATGGCTAATTGCATAAGAGCTCTATGCAATGTTGATACGAAAGAAGGCTTCCAGTTGGGCAAGGATGTACCTCTTCCAGAAACATATGTGCATTCATCAGTGTCTTCAACTAGAGGTCTTGGAGGCAAACCTCCTTCTCAGAGGCAAATCCTTGCTTTCTTTGCCGGTAATATGCATGGCTATGTTCGACCTCTTCTGCTACAACACTGGGAAAACAAAGATCCTGACATGAAGATAGTTGGTCGCTTGCGCAAGGATAGCTACATCCAACAGATGAAAAACAGCAAGTTCTGCATATGTGCAAGAGGTTATGAAGTCAACAGTCCAAGGTTAGTCGAGGCAATCATGTATGGCTGTGTTCCAATGATTATATCAGACAATTATGTGCCTCCATTCCTTGAAGTTCTGAACTGGGAAAAGTTTGCCATTTTTGTTCTCGAGAAGGATATACCGAATTTGAAGACTATACTCATGTCAATATCACACAGGAGGTATCTTGTAATGCAGCACAGGGTTAAGCAGGTAAGACAGCATTTCCTGTGGCATCAGTTACCTGTGAAGCAAAGCCCTGATAACATTTACAAGCTGAGCAGAAGGCATTATTACAATAATAATCCCCTCCTCCACCTCCATCCTTTTCTGTCACTTCAGGCAGACTATGCAGAAGTAGGGAAGACAACAAGAAATGTGTATGTGCCAAGGAATTTTACTGTACTAAAAGGCCTTCCTGGTGTGACataa
- the LOC140004011 gene encoding probable glycosyltransferase At5g03795 isoform X3 yields the protein MDPGSQFICASHLKTRRSFWVLGITFGIFVAIQFSALPNSSTISSLFSAGKFTLFGRWDFEAKNQSASRTAGNPKNTYLVKDSASSSTFEDSRNSKLNNSSPSVPEIFDSSASNKQIEEFSSSIAPHASSGSVPQQLTVAFPPAVSSPITTSQINMDLVSPAMSVQNHEKHIMKTDEKGSLMQRNVSLLHNNSSVGHGKSSLPTSAVYSISAMNKLLLQSQSLPRAVIVKWNSTADQELHYAKSQIQDAPVHRNSTELYAPLYRNVSMFKRSYELMDKVLKVYIYKEGEKPIFHESIVEGIYASEGWFLKLMESNKQYATDDPAKAHLFYLPFSSRLLQLTLYVRHSHSRNNLIEYMKRYVGMLGQKYPFWNRTNGEDHFLAACHDWAPAETRGPMLSCLRALCNADINVGFEIGKDVALPTVYVRSAQNPLKDIGEKDIPKLKDILLSIPEEKYLEMQKRVKEVQKHFLWHADPVKYDMFHMILHSVWYNRVFRIQSP from the exons ATGGATCCAGGATCCCAATTTATATGTGCAAGTCATTTAAAGACTAGGAGATCGTTCTGGGTATTGGGAATAACATTTGGTATATTTGTTGCCATTCAGTTTTCTGCACTTCCAAACAGTAGTACCATATCGTCTCTGTTTTCTGCTGGAAAATTTACCTTATTTGGGAGATGGGATTTTGAGGCCAAGAATCAGTCAGCCTCTAGAACTGCTGGTAATCCTAAAAACACTTACTTGGTCAAAGATTCAGCATCTAGTTCCACTTTTGAGGACAGTAGAAATTCTAAGCTTAATAATTCATCTCCAAGTGTTCCAGAAATCTTTGATAGTTCAGCCAGCAATAAgcaaattgaagagttttcttcatCCATTGCGCCACATGCAAGCTCAGGTTCTGTTCCCCAACAGCTTACAGTTGCTTTTCCTCCTGCAGTTTCTTCACCTATTACAACATCTCAAATAAATATGGACTTGGTAAGTCCTGCGATGTCAGTGCAGAATCATGAAAAACATATAATGAAAACAGATGAGAAAGGAAGCTTAATGCAGAGAAATGTAAGCTTGCTACATAACAATTCTTCTGTAGGGCATGGAAAGTCTAGTTTGCCAACATCAGCTGTATATTCAATATCTGCAATGAACAAGTTATTGCTGCAAAGTCAGTCCCTACCTCGTGCAGTG ataGTGAAATGGAATTCAACTGCTGATCAGGAACTGCATTATGCAAAGTCACAGATACAGGATGCACCAGTTCATCGAAATAGCACAGAACTTTATGCTCCTCTTTACAGAAATGTGTCGATGTTTAAAAG GAGCTATGAGTTAATGGATAAGGTGCTTAAAGTTTACATCTATAAGGAAGGAGAAAAACCAATTTTCCATGAGTCAATAGTTGAAGGGATATATGCTTCTGAAGGATGGTTTTTGAAGTTAATGGAATCAAATAAGCAATATGCTACTGATGATCCCGCCAAAGCCCATTTATTTTACTTACCTTTTAGTTCGCGTTTGCTTCAGTTAACACTTTATGTGCGTCATTCACACAGTCGTAATAACCTCATTGAGTACATGAAGCGCTATGTAGGCATGCTCGGCCAAAAGTATCCATTCTGGAACAGAACCAATGGAGAAGACCATTTCCTTGCAGCTTGTCATGATTGG GCTCCTGCTGAAACAAGAGGTCCTATGCTTAGTTGCCTAAGAGCACTATGCAATGCTGACATCAATGTGGGCTTTGAGATAGGCAAGGATGTTGCCCTTCCGACAGTTTATGTACGCTCAGCTCAGAACCCTCTCAAGGATATTGGAG AGAAGGACATACCAAAGTTGAAGGATATACTCCTTTCCATCCCAGAGGAAAAGTACCTTGAAATGCAAAAGAGAGTGAAAGAGGTTCAGAAACATTTTCTTTGGCATGCTGATCCTGTAAAATACGATATGTTCCATATGATTCTGCACTCTGTTTGGTACAACAGAGTTTTTAGAATCCAATCTCCCTGA
- the LOC140004010 gene encoding exosome complex exonuclease RRP46 homolog produces MEIDRGDGRKPNQLRPVACSRGILNRAHGSASWSQGETKVLAAVYGPKAGTKKNENPEKACFEVIWKPKTGQIGKPEKECEMILKRTLQSICLLNVHPNTTTSIIIQVVNDDGGLLPCAINAACAALVDAGIPLKHLAAAICCSLAKNGRVLLDPNKSEEQNMKGFVYLAFPNSIQSVLPEGSLQVGGEPVEHGIITSVTHGGMSVDDYLLCLQRGRAACEKLSVFIRSSLK; encoded by the exons ATGGAGATTGACAGAGGGGATGGGCGCAAGCCAAATCAATTAAGACCAGTGGCTTGTTCTCGCGGCATTCTAAACCGTGCTCACGGCTCCGCCAGTTGGTCTCAAG GAGAAACCAAAGTTCTTGCTGCAGTTTATGGACCTAAGGCTGggacaaagaagaatgaaaaCCCGGAAAAGGCTTGCTTTGAGGTCATATGGAAGCCTAAAACAGGGCAGATAG GGAAACCCGAAAAAGAATGTGAGATGATATTGAAGCGGACTTTGCAAAGCATCTGCCTTTTGAATGTTCATCCAAATACCACCACATCGATCATAATTCAG gtTGTAAATGATGATGGTGGT CTTCTCCCATGTGCCATCAATGCAGCTTGTGCTGCCCTTGTGGATGCTGGCATTCCTTTGAAACATCTTGCTG CTGCAATATGCTGTTCTCTAGCAAAAAATGGACGGGTTCTTTTGGATCCTAACAAGTCAGAGGAACAG AACATGAAAGGATTTGTATATTTAGCTTTTCCCAACTCGATTCAGTCCGTGCTTCCTGAAGGATCATTACAAGTGGGAGGTGAACCAGTGGAACATGGGATTATTACATCTGTCACACATGGTGGAATGTCAG TGGATGATTACCTTCTTTGTCTGCAACGAGGACGGGCTGCATGTGAGAAGTTATCTGTCTTTATCAGAAGCAGCTTAAAGTGA
- the LOC140004011 gene encoding probable glycosyltransferase At5g03795 isoform X2, which translates to MDPGSQFICASHLKTRRSFWVLGITFGIFVAIQFSALPNSSTISSLFSAGKFTLFGRWDFEAKNQSASRTAGNPKNTYLVKDSASSSTFEDSRNSKLNNSSPSVPEIFDSSASNKQIEEFSSSIAPHASSGSVPQQLTVAFPPAVSSPITTSQINMDLVSPAMSVQNHEKHIMKTDEKGSLMQRNVSLLHNNSSVGHGKSSLPTSAVYSISAMNKLLLQSQSLPRAVIVKWNSTADQELHYAKSQIQDAPVHRNSTELYAPLYRNVSMFKRSYELMDKVLKVYIYKEGEKPIFHESIVEGIYASEGWFLKLMESNKQYATDDPAKAHLFYLPFSSRLLQLTLYVRHSHSRNNLIEYMKRYVGMLGQKYPFWNRTNGEDHFLAACHDWAPAETRGPMLSCLRALCNADINVGFEIGKDVALPTVYVRSAQNPLKDIGGKPPSQRPILAFFAGYMHGNVRPLLLDYWGKDPDMRIFGRMPHVKEKDIPKLKDILLSIPEEKYLEMQKRVKEVQKHFLWHADPVKYDMFHMILHSVWYNRVFRIQSP; encoded by the exons ATGGATCCAGGATCCCAATTTATATGTGCAAGTCATTTAAAGACTAGGAGATCGTTCTGGGTATTGGGAATAACATTTGGTATATTTGTTGCCATTCAGTTTTCTGCACTTCCAAACAGTAGTACCATATCGTCTCTGTTTTCTGCTGGAAAATTTACCTTATTTGGGAGATGGGATTTTGAGGCCAAGAATCAGTCAGCCTCTAGAACTGCTGGTAATCCTAAAAACACTTACTTGGTCAAAGATTCAGCATCTAGTTCCACTTTTGAGGACAGTAGAAATTCTAAGCTTAATAATTCATCTCCAAGTGTTCCAGAAATCTTTGATAGTTCAGCCAGCAATAAgcaaattgaagagttttcttcatCCATTGCGCCACATGCAAGCTCAGGTTCTGTTCCCCAACAGCTTACAGTTGCTTTTCCTCCTGCAGTTTCTTCACCTATTACAACATCTCAAATAAATATGGACTTGGTAAGTCCTGCGATGTCAGTGCAGAATCATGAAAAACATATAATGAAAACAGATGAGAAAGGAAGCTTAATGCAGAGAAATGTAAGCTTGCTACATAACAATTCTTCTGTAGGGCATGGAAAGTCTAGTTTGCCAACATCAGCTGTATATTCAATATCTGCAATGAACAAGTTATTGCTGCAAAGTCAGTCCCTACCTCGTGCAGTG ataGTGAAATGGAATTCAACTGCTGATCAGGAACTGCATTATGCAAAGTCACAGATACAGGATGCACCAGTTCATCGAAATAGCACAGAACTTTATGCTCCTCTTTACAGAAATGTGTCGATGTTTAAAAG GAGCTATGAGTTAATGGATAAGGTGCTTAAAGTTTACATCTATAAGGAAGGAGAAAAACCAATTTTCCATGAGTCAATAGTTGAAGGGATATATGCTTCTGAAGGATGGTTTTTGAAGTTAATGGAATCAAATAAGCAATATGCTACTGATGATCCCGCCAAAGCCCATTTATTTTACTTACCTTTTAGTTCGCGTTTGCTTCAGTTAACACTTTATGTGCGTCATTCACACAGTCGTAATAACCTCATTGAGTACATGAAGCGCTATGTAGGCATGCTCGGCCAAAAGTATCCATTCTGGAACAGAACCAATGGAGAAGACCATTTCCTTGCAGCTTGTCATGATTGG GCTCCTGCTGAAACAAGAGGTCCTATGCTTAGTTGCCTAAGAGCACTATGCAATGCTGACATCAATGTGGGCTTTGAGATAGGCAAGGATGTTGCCCTTCCGACAGTTTATGTACGCTCAGCTCAGAACCCTCTCAAGGATATTGGAGGTAAACCTCCATCTCAACGACCAATCTTGGCTTTCTTTGCTGGTTATATGCACGGGAATGTTCGTCCATTACTCCTGGATTACTGGGGTAAAGATCCTGACATGAGAATCTTTGGTCGAATGCCTCATGTCAAAG AGAAGGACATACCAAAGTTGAAGGATATACTCCTTTCCATCCCAGAGGAAAAGTACCTTGAAATGCAAAAGAGAGTGAAAGAGGTTCAGAAACATTTTCTTTGGCATGCTGATCCTGTAAAATACGATATGTTCCATATGATTCTGCACTCTGTTTGGTACAACAGAGTTTTTAGAATCCAATCTCCCTGA